gtccgagcgtccccgcgagcccgatcccgaggccgactggcttgattcgcctcggcccttcctcgctctagccgccttcgccgccttcgtcccttgcggccgacggcgcccaacgctggatcccccgtattcgccaggcgttggatcccccgtacccccaaacacctgcggttcaccctcgccggcctcaccggtgtcaccagacgagtagttgccggtcgccgtgtgcttcgtgcgctttgaggttgagcccgagctcgagcggacaccgccggcccacctttcctcgtccttgacgagctgccaaatatcaacatatttgaactgtagaccggtgtcctggtagaagacgcgcaaagccgccctcagaatgtcggcgcccgaagctccgctttggtagttcgccgcttcggccgtgtagatgccgcaaaattttttgacctgtaggtcgactcggccaaagtgagcacggagcattgtatatttgcgcttccgggcccctttcggcttagtctggtggtagacatcacggaccttttcccagaagcacttggcggcttgttgattcccgacgatgggatcgtacgagacggtgagccaggcggtgtacaccgcctttgtttcttcgttggtgtagggatgccggcccagatcctccggttcctcctcctcctcctcctcgggtgcctcagacgcagccctggagcttccaccgcctcggcctcctccctgggtgggttcaacggggatatcctcccgaatctgggacaaactctgggaaagccgcgagccggagggtcgagcgtaggcatccacatcgaaagtggatggttggtacccacccggcgtcgccgacccctgggtgcccggcgtcgacgacccagaaccaccaagtgtgttgtacatggtctcccaatcgccgaacgcgttgagatcccacccaccggcgccgccaccaccgtaattgccgtcgccggacattttgtgaagagattgaatatgaaaattggagaggaattgatgttgatgtaggaagaatagatgtgtagttgtgtgaaatgaagatgaaattaggtgtatttatagaataagaaaataaaaaaaaaataaaaaaaaatgttaaacggatataaaaaacggtcatatgaccgtttacacatttttaaattttttttttttttacaaaattcgaattttaaaaaaaaaatgatttattgcgtcataattaacgacgcccactcgcgggtcggcgagtgggcgtcacgcacgacgcaggggCGGCCACGTCTCGCAGGCAGCGGCGGCGCGCGTGGAGGAACaagccgtgccgcgtctcgccGGCACGGCTCACGGCACGGAATGGGGACGGCCTGGGAACGGATTGGCgagccgcaacgcgtcgcgccggcgaaccgttccgccggaacggaaCCCGCGACGGCcacggcccgcgttgcgggtgcccttaagGATGCTAACCACGCCAAGTTGAAAAGACAATTTATTATAAGGTGATACGTTTATGAGCAAACGGCTACATCTGGAAATCGGATACAGCGCCGTAGTGGGGGATGGGTGTGTTTGTGCAAGTCAGCAAAGATGCTCATTGGACCTCTCTTTGCCtccacccacccacccaccaCTCCTACATTGCCAACTCTAAATTAATGTTCAATGCCTTCAAAGTTCAAACACTTAaatcacatttttaaaatcatgaAACAGAAGCCAGTGCAGTGCAGTGCCGTAGTAAAGTTGTGCTATTTAAAAGAAAAGAGCCGTTGGTGACGTGGCGGATCCAAACTTAGTCACATGCAAATCGGGCCCACTCCAGTCTGTTTAATCGCCACATATTTGTTATTGTCTGTCTCTCTCTATTCCGCAATTCCACTAATTTCATCTGTCTCTGTCTGATCTGTCCTTTATTTATCAAACTCACCCTCTTTCACTTTTATGAATATCACCATTGCacactctctcttctctctcttataAAAAAACCACTCCCAAATTTTGTGTCTCCAAAGTCATATGGATAAAGGAAGCGCAATCCTAGTGGCATTCATCTGCCTCGTCGCCAGCGTCGGCGGCATTTCCCCCTCCTCCCCCCCAGCTAATGCCCCCTCACCCGCCACGTCGCCCGTAGCCACTCCTCCTTCCAACCCCGCCACTCCAGCAACTCCAGTCTCCACTCCTCCCGCTGCAGCTCCGGTCTCAACTCCTCCAGCCTCACCTCCCGTCGTAAGCTCTCCCACCACTCCACCCGCCGCCACCTCCTCTCCAACTGAGGCGCCAGCACCGAGCAAGAAGCACGCCGCCCCGGCTCCTGCTCCTGAGACCGCCGGACCACCAGCACCCCCCGCCGGAGCTCCCGGACCTGGCGCCGACGCCTTCGCCCCTGCCCCTGTCTCTGTCTCTGTCGGTGATTTGGTACGTTAACTTCTCATCGACAATGCGCTTTCACATCTCCAAGTTATCTGCTCTTTTTTCTTCACTTAAGCAGTATCCAATTAGtggttattttttattttatttttcatatccTTGCATATAATTTGAGTACTTCACTGAACACTATTGAAAAGGAAAGTGCTTGGGTTtctttaattattaaataaaaattgaccAAAGTCATTGTAAATAATTTGGAAAGTAAATCTCGACCACTTTATGCATTTAAAGATGGTGTCCCATTTTCTGTTTTTGTCAAATCTTGAATGTAACATAGCTGAAAAATTTGCTTCTAACTCTAGATTCAATATTCGAATTAGAATTTTTGTCAAATCTTGGATCTAACATGGCTGCAAATTTTGCTTTCAGCCTGAGATCCATGGCTACAAACTAATTGTGTGTGTTTAAACACATTTATTAACAAATTGATGTGGTTTTTGTAGAGTGGGGCTGAGAAATTGATGAGCGTGCAGAAGGTGTTGGCTAGTTTTGCAGTGGCCTCAGTATTTGGGTGGATGTTGTTCTAGAAACTTGATTCTTTTTAGTGAATTTGCGTTTTTGAGTTTCTATGGGAATTCGCCAAATATTTGGCTCTCTTGGATTCTTTGTTTGGGTAGAGAGATTAATTAAGAGGGACATAGACGTCGAGAGAGCCCTTTTATATTCTTCATTGCTTTATGTATCAAGAGCTACATAGGTCGTTGTGCTTTTGGGATGACTTATACTATCATCCTTGTGCACATTAGTTTTATCAAACAATGAACATTCATATGTAACTTTTCTTGATCACTACACTCCGTTTCACTTGGCTCTATTTATTGAAATCAACTGCTGAGGTTGGAACTATATTTCAAACACTTCAAATTGTCTATGGAAAATCAATCCAATCACAAAATAGAAATCCTTCAATTCGATTGGGGTGGAAAATATCATGGTCTCATATTCTTTTTGCAATATTCTAGGATCCAATCCTTGTACTTCCTAACACGATGGGCTAGCAGAGAAGAAGCACTGTCACATTATTGAGATGGTTTGGAATTGCTTCTCAGTCTAGTCTTTCCggtattggatacccgatactTGTTGGGTAATGCATGCTACCTGTTTCGCAAACCCCTACTAATATGGAACTCGCTCACTTAGCACAGTAGTATACAAATCAAAGTTTGTTAGTGAACCTTAAAAAATTCAGATCATATGTTGTtccaataaatataaaacatgTGGTTTTTGGTACACAATTTTACATAGTGTTGTTTTGTTAGTtaataaagaaagaagaaaagtaGAGATAtggttattttcattttaggaaatgttttaTATTTACTGAGACAGAGGGATAACTATTTATTTGGGTCAACTTGTCGCAATAGTACCAAGTATCTAGCTATCTAAGGATCCACTTTTGTGCCTCCCAATGCAGTTTACATAGATCACTCATACATCGATATAACAAGATCCTCCTCATGCACAATGTATAATCTTGTACGCATCACAACATATACGATGCTACCAATTAGTGAATTCTAATCTTATGCATATGGGTGTGCGTGTGTTCCTCTTTTGCTAGCCTTTTCTCCATAGCTCGAAGTAACTACCAAACTTAGGGATAAGATCCGATGCTTTGAATCTTAAATATTTTGAAGACGTTACTTAGCTTGTGAAAGATATAATTTCTCGATCGTTTTATCTTGTTCAATTTGTATAGCCAAATTTTCTTTAGGCTCTTCAATACGACAAGATTTATCATGAAGAACCATTGGTGCAGAGGTTGAATCCCCAACCCCAAGGACCCCTCACACCCCGAGGCATTTCGGAGGATGTAAATCAGGCACTCAGCGGCCCGCTAAGGAGGTAGACTGCGAGACCCAAACATTACTCATTGGTGCAAATCTACCCCTCCGGAACCAATTGGGCTGAAGAACCGGCATGTTCATCTTGTTAGACTAGGACAAAAAAATGAGAGCAGGTAAACAAGATCTATCATGAAGAACCATTCATACCATACCACTTGCATGCTCATCTTACCAATTTAATGCACTCCATTGTTATAGAGGTCCACTTCCAGACTGTTTCAATGTGTGATCTCAACCAcacagataaaaaaaaagatttaaaaaacaaaaaatccaCAATTGTGAACCCCAGTCAACCTCATGTCAACGTAATCGACTCTTACTCGTTCCCTCCCCCAAACAACTTTCCTGTTTCtaaatccccttttctccactgCAATAATTGCAATCATCCATGGAATCCAACTATTACATGCTACTCTCTATCACTTTACTCGTTACCATCTCCCCCGCAGCCTCTTACACTCTCCCCGACAACTACTTCATCAACTGCGGCTCCGCTTCCAGCCTCCTCACCTACCAACGCAACTTCACCGGCGACGATAATTCCGGCAACTTCTCCCTCTCCCCGAGAGACAGCGacaccacctccgccgccgcagACAATACTCTCCCCGCCCCCTCGCTCTACCAAACCGCCAGAATCTTCCGAAAATCATCCTTCTACGAGCTCGCCCTCGACCAAGCCGGCACCTACGTCGTCCGCCTCCATTTCTTCCCCTTCCCCTCCCTCGGAAGCCCCCGCTTCCACGTCTCCGCTTCTAAATCCACGCTTCTGTCGAATTTCACCGCGGAGAGCGACGCTTTCCCGCTAGTGGAAGAGTTTTTGATCAAGCTGGCTGCGGGTAAGCTGAGGATCGAATTCAATCCTGATGAAAAAGAGCGATCGGTCGCCTTCGTCAACGCAATTGAGGTCTTCCTCGCACCGGATGAACTAGTCCAAGGATATGCTCTTCCTCGTGTGACTTCCCTAGGGAGTGAGGGAAACTTTAGCGGCGTGATGGACTTCCCGTTAAGGGTTGTTCATAGGATTAACGTCGGAGGGGGGAACGTTACGCGAGAGAGGGATACGCTGATGAGGTATTGGATCCCCGACGATGCGTATATGCTGATTAAAGATACAGCTAGGAACGGTAATTATAGTTTTGATATTAAGTATGGAGATGGAGCTACGGCGTTTATTGCTCCTGATTCGGTGTACAGAACTGCTAAAGAGATGAACATTCTTGGTGGAGGCGCTCTGAGTAAGTTCAACATGTCGTGGCAGTTTCCAGTTGGGAAGGGCGTTCTGCATCTCGTTCGGTTTCATTTTTGTGACATTGTGAGTAATGTCACGAGTGAGTTGTTTAGATTCAACCTGTATGTGTACGGGGCTTATGTTGTTGAGGTGTATCCGTGGAGTTCTGTTCCTCGCTTGGCTGCTCCGTTTTTCAAAGATTACGTGGTGGAATCGGATGATTCCGGTTTTATGAATGTAAGCGTTGGCGCGAACTCACAATCGTCTACtgaaactgcgtttctgaacgGTGTGGAGATACTGGAGATGATTGGGGGGAAAAAGGCCGATAAATCGAGGAAACGCTTGCTCATCGTTGTTGGTTCGTCTCTTGGCGGAATGGTGTTGGTTGTGGTAGTGTTTGCATTAGTATGTTTTGGATTGAGAAAACGGAagctgaagatgaaggcggaGGAGGCTTTTGATTGGCCGTTAGGGCGATTGTACGGGGGGAGTTCGTATAGTAGGACTACGGTCAGGACATCCGTGACAGGATCCCCCTTCGCTGACCTAAACCTAGGGCTGAAGATCCCGCTGTCCGGGATCCTCTTTGCCACGAAGCATTTCGACCCAAAGCTGATGATCGGGGAAGGAGGGTTCGGGAAAGTGTACAAGGGGACGCTGAGGAACGGCGCAAAAGTTGCTATAAAGAGAAGTGAGGCAGGGCACGGGCAGGGGCTCGAGGAGTTTCACACAGAGATAAGGCTTCTGGCCACGATTCGACACCAGCATCTCGTTTCTCTGATCGGATACTGCGATGAGAGAAACGAGATGATACTTGTGTACGAGTTCATGGAGAAGGGAACTTTGAGGGAGCATTTGTATAATGGGGAGGGAGTTGATATTACTTCAACAGACCGATTATCATGGGATGAGAGGTTGCGTATCTGCAGCGATGCGGCCAAGGGGCTTCACTACCTTCATACGGGATCCTCGGGGACGATCATCCATAGAGACATCAAGTCAACAAATATCTTGCTGGACGAGAACTACGTGGCGAAGGTGGCTGATTTCGGGCTGTCTCGGTCCGGGCAGCTGGATCAGACGCATGTTAGTACGGAGGTGAAGGGGAGCTTCGGGTACTTGGATCCGGAGTACTTTAGGTGCCTTCAGCTGACGCAGAAATCAGACGTGTACTCGTTCGGGGTGGTGCTCCTGGAGGTGCTGTGCGCGAGGCCGGCTGTGGACAGGGAGCTGCCGAGGGAGGAGGTGAACTTGGCGGATTGGGGGATGGTGTGGCAGAGGAGGGGGGAGCTGGAGAGGGTTGTGGATGCGAGTCTTGTGGGGAAGATTAATCCGAATTCGCTGAGGAAGTTCGGGGAGACGGTGGAGAAGTGCTTGCAGGAATGCGGGGCGGATAGGCCTAATATGGTGGATGTGTTGTGGGATTTGGAGTACTGCAGGCGGCTGCAGGAGTTGGGTGTGGCGAGGCAGCCGTATGAGGACAGCACGACGGAGGTGTCGTGGGTGTTGCCGATGGGCATGCTGCAGCGGCTGCCAACGCAGAGCTTCACCGGGGATGGAGACGAGTCGATTTGTGGCTCGTTTAGTGGTGCGGTTTCGAGTCAGTTTAATGCGAATGAGGTGTTTTCGCAGCTGAATATGAATGGAGCGAGGTGATACTGATGCAGTGTGGCCTCTTGTTTATGTTTGATTGATTATTCGGAACCCTATACTCGTTTGTTCCCAGAAACACAGACTTCGCATATTGTAATTTGCTCTATATCAAAACAAATGACGTCGTTGATTGACCAAATAAAAAGTAGAGCGTGTCGATTCTCGTTGGCAAGGCAGCTTCAATTTCGTGAACAAAGTGGAATGAAGAAAAATTTGCAAATTACTATTCCTTTAGAACAATATTTATAAGTCGACCTTAAACTAATCAATCCATTTTTTCCTTTACAAAAAGAATACTGTACATATTTTCTTCAAATAGTTAGTCAGAAAACCGCAGTTTTTAACTTCACCCAACTAGACTCTTTCTTGATATAGTAGTGTTGTTCTGAAAACCGTATGTTTTAGTGTGTGCGtgaagtgtgtagtgtgtgcacaCAAGCGCGTGCATGTGAATAGTAATGTTGACTGTGGAAAATATGGCCTCCTATATAACTTCATATACTTAGTAGTATGGTGGAATGATTTTTGAACTTAAAACACACACAGATACATTGACACTGATATTTTTCCCATTTGTATGCAGTGAAATAAAGCAACATATGCAAACATGCAACGACACATATGTCATCAATTCATTATTATAATTAACCTAGTTAAGCCATACTTAATCAGGAGAACCAAAGTTCGAATTTTCTGGTGACCAAGGGAACTAAATgtctaaattaaatattatttaaagaATGGATATTGGtccctaatatcatgaaactttcaaaaagttgagtttttcccataaattttgaaattggcaaataatatcatgaactttacatcgggtttgttatttcccaccaatgaaaaaaagaaggctatattaatagattgaagaacaattttgaagggtgtgcttcaagaaaatctatcttcaaagattgaaaaacttgaaactctcgaagttgttgtcgagaaatgACGAAAAAAAATCTGTATCGTAATATTATTTGccggaattttttcattggtgggaaataacaaactcagggtaaagttcgtgatattatttgtcaatttcaaagtttgtgggaaactcaactttttgaaagttccatgatattaggtgtcaatatccCTTTAAAGAATATGTAGGTCTTTGATCGGGCTGGCACATGTTGCTTGACAGTTTGATTTGCAACATACACATTTTCTCacattactttattttctttactttactattctcttattttattatatatttatttaatacataTACATCTCTTTTTTAATGTTGTGACAAAAATAAACGACTCTACTACCACGGAACGGAAACAGTATTATATGTAAATTCAATATCATCTCAATtttatatactttaatttttagatttaaaataaactaaaatttagaatttttaataattgaaaaaaagaattcacactacacacactacacacattgcacgcgcgcgcacacacacacactccacactacacatattgcacatgcacacacactacacacaatttACTCAAAcgacacactttacacacaatatacttACACTGCATACACACTGCACATATTTAAATACATtgtacacaatatatacacactacacatactatacacactatacgctaaaaaaaattattcaaagaAAATTATTCAGTATCAAATGTTTTTATTCATTTCTTTAACTAAACATGGGTTTTCCAGTTGTGGCGGGTGCAGTTCAGCTCTGGGGTGCTGAGGGAGCGGGGGAGTGAAAGTACTCACCGATGACCAAAAAACACTATGTGGCTTGGTGTATTGTCAGATGCGTCTATAGCTGTTGAAGGGTTTGATGCCTCGTGTTATCACCTTTCAATTAAATCAAccattttttactttaattaattaaattgtacaAAAATAATAACAAGAATAACAATTGATAAAGTGTTTATTACACAACTCATCATACATTAATGTTGACAATGTGGAAAAGCAATTAATAATAAATGCATTTACCAGAAATAGATAATAGGTAAGCATTTCGCAGTAAGATTCGATATGGGATAAAGATAACATTTAACTCGGTCTAgtacattttaatttaaaatataaatcttagcaaataaaatggaaacaaatATTAGTTGAGGATATATTATAGTAATCCCCAATTATTGAGAATTTTATAAAGGGTCCATTTGGTACGCAGAATTGAATTGAAATTCTATGGATAAATCATTCCAAATTCATTGTTCGCTAAACAAATACTATAATTCAATGTGTGTGTAAAGGTGAAGTGTGTGTtttagtgtgtagtgtgtgtgtgaagGTGAAGTGTGTGCGTGCATGTGCGTGTACCGCGTGCGTGTGAATAGTAATTTTGAAtatagaaaattttattttagataatagtatatttataataaattaaatatgaaaaagataaaagagaaaaaacatTTCTGTGTAaagtatttataaatttttacatAGTCACCCcttaattaatactattatataCTTGAAATGTTGCTATTGATTGGTTTTAATGTTTAGAGGCAATGAATAGTAATGTGTTTTTGTGTATGAGTGATTTCTTTTAAATACTATATTACTTAATTCGTCTCATAAAATTAGCACAACTTAAAATGACAAGGTTTTAATTCgtaaatagtaaaataagaaaaataaaaataatatttaatgaaaataatattagtagACTATGGAATCCACGTTATTAATAGTTTAGTTGTTCAAAAGTTTTTTATTAGAACTAGTCTAATTTGAAGGCAAGaaccaaaattataaaactagtTAATTTTTATTAGTAGACTatggatttattttattttattttatttgttggcATCCTTTTATTAAGAATTCTACTAAGATtatttttgaaattgaattttttatgatgtttttattattttgatatttcatattatattttattatttatctatttttaaatgctttgattttattattttatacgctattgtttttataattgTAATTTGTACTTTGTAATATCATCTGTAGTGCAACTTCTACCTCAAAAAATATTCATGTTTTTCAAATTTgttctattattatttttaattgctttgatttttatattatactttattaagtatttttttattattttatgtaataTTATTTGTAGTACAACTCGCACCACAAATTATtgctatttttaatttttttaatattttttatagtattattttatgtattaataTGTTGTACAATTTGTattccaaaaccaaaatttttggATTCGTCAATGGGTGGAGGCTGTACTGCCTTTCTTAACTTCCTTGACAAAAAGAAGTGATTCTATTATAGAAAGAAGGAGGGAGTACTGAGTACATATTTAGATGTTAGATTGACCTAATtaacaaaagaaatgaaaattttaatttgtgtattttccCACCTAACACCAGAAACTATTCGCTGGAATCAACTTGGATTTTACTTAGTTATTGATATACTTAGCTTTGCACGAGTTTGATTAATCTAAACGTGGTCACTTTCATCAATTTATATTTGATTGAAATTACTACTAACTATCACATTTTCTTCTTGacatggatgtattcatttatttaaggTATAATATGTATCTTTATGATTTATTTCTAGAATTTTGTTAGTATTTGATAAgtattatatataatttattttcgtATGTCACATACTCCATAAATATATGTGTAATCTTTGATAATAATCAATAAATAGAGAGTGAAATATATACTTTTAAACTCTATCGATCCCTCTCTTCTCTCAAATGTCAATGTTCTCTATTTCTCTTAAATCgtatttattttaaaacaatATAGTTTATTAACTAATTTGGTGCAAATACCACAATTTGATAATCATTAATAAATTAACCCTAATGGTAATTGAATACGTAAGGTAAAACTATGTAATTATCACGGTCAAACACACCAAGTCATAGATAGAAAATTATAAATACCCACATTATATAGCAGCCAGCAGTAGGAATTGCCCATGTGGAGAATTGACCGACAAGCATTAGATACGTTTTACTCATCTTTAAAGTATAAATTCCCAAAAGTTGAATTCAATATGTGGTCCTAATACaaaccaaataataataataatactagcaTGAATGGAGAACATATATGCAGCCTCAATCAGAAAATGAACCTCAGCTCATCACATTAAAAATATGCTACCCAAATTAGACCATTTAACTTGTTCAATTTTCAAGACCCATGAAGCTCCCATGCAGCTTCCAAAATAATTTCACCTCACTCCTACTACTGAATAAATCCTTAGCATAAATACTTGCAGCCTGCGATCAACTTTAGATCatcaagaaaacaaattaaattcactattattttgattttcctGCATCCACTACCCCTCTTAAAAAAATTGAAGCTATACCATGGCAATCAAAGCTATAAGCATATTGATCCTCTTTCTTTTGGCTAGCTCGATCGATGCACGCCGTCTAAGGGACATTCCTTCGCCTTACGTAGTGAAGGATGGGCTGAGTCCGGGAGAAGGGAACACGATGGTGAGCGGGTTTACCTTACGGGGAGTGAAGGAGTCGGGTTCGAGCCCAGGTGAAGGACACAAGTATGCCGAGGCTAAGCCCCTCGGGGGAGTTAAGGATTCGGGTCCAAGCCCTGGGGCTGGTCATTAAAGATTTATGTAAGCATATATGTAATctcattctttatttttatattttaatcgTATTCAATTCTAGAATATTTTGTGTActttgatttgtaatttctatcaattctttgttcttttttgtATGCCCTCACATTCTAAGGAATGTTATTGTTACTATCCAAATTAATGATATCAATATAGTCATAATTCTATGTCCTTTAATTAGATGTTAAACCttagaataaagtaggtgaaattagattttttatttttagccaaaaaaagaaatgacttaagtaacttgggacaattcaaaatggaatacgactcaagtaacttgggacagagggagtactattatatCATTACGATCTAGATTAAGATATTGGATATTCGAATTAATAATGCatcaaggaaaaaataaaaaagagaatataTAGATAAATCAAAATTGTGGTACGTAAAATACACATGCATGTGCTATAGTAGTATATCTTTTGAAACATTATAATGCTATATATCTTTTGAAACATATATTCCATCATTATGTTGAAAATACTATCATGCGTATATATAATATACCTTCAACGTCGGTCCATTGGATATTAACTTCTATATAAATTAGAATCTCATGTTGTATGTAAGAATCGGACCATTCCTCATTCAACGCCATCCAATTTCATTAGTCATATAGATGTTGTGTATTTGTGTTCCAAGCTAGTCAAACACATTGTTTTATGTCACAATTTGTAAACCCATTTTCTTATTTCTTGGTATTTAATATTCAGATTGGTGTTGAAGTTTTCAATCTAGATTGATTATTTCATAATTTGGACATGTTAAAATTCAATTGAATGCTTATTTAAACATTGTTTTATGTCACAATTTTTATACCCATTTTCTTATTTCTTGGTATTTAATTTTCAGATTGGTGTTGAAGTTTTCAATCTAGACTGATTATTTCATAATTTGGACATGTTCAAATTCAATTGAATGCTTATTTAAACAACGTAAAATGGTAGATGGTTGGATCGTAGCTTTTCTTTGATAAATCATTTGTAAAATTCTTTGTTTGATAAATCATTTGTAAAAGACGTACAACCTCTTCCTAAGTTAGTTGGAGTATTTCTTTTagacacgagatttaagaaattaatgtgTTAAAAGTTAGAATGAAAATAGTTGTAAGAAGTGAGTTGACATCCAgtccctaagagcatccacaaccgtgctcttgccaacgagcaaggatgtgggtccggccccactttttctgctcgctcttaggcaagagcacaacacccacatccgtgctcttccgcaaggacgagcacaagggtcccaccattccattattcaatttaaataaaaacatttccacaattaaaatacattaaaaatacccgaaataatattacaaaatacattagaaattcaaaattacataattaaaatcctaaaaaataaaaattacataattaaaatcctaaaaataaaaaattacataattaaactcctaatcaataaaaaa
This sequence is a window from Salvia splendens isolate huo1 chromosome 14, SspV2, whole genome shotgun sequence. Protein-coding genes within it:
- the LOC121765344 gene encoding probable receptor-like protein kinase At2g23200; translation: MESNYYMLLSITLLVTISPAASYTLPDNYFINCGSASSLLTYQRNFTGDDNSGNFSLSPRDSDTTSAAADNTLPAPSLYQTARIFRKSSFYELALDQAGTYVVRLHFFPFPSLGSPRFHVSASKSTLLSNFTAESDAFPLVEEFLIKLAAGKLRIEFNPDEKERSVAFVNAIEVFLAPDELVQGYALPRVTSLGSEGNFSGVMDFPLRVVHRINVGGGNVTRERDTLMRYWIPDDAYMLIKDTARNGNYSFDIKYGDGATAFIAPDSVYRTAKEMNILGGGALSKFNMSWQFPVGKGVLHLVRFHFCDIVSNVTSELFRFNLYVYGAYVVEVYPWSSVPRLAAPFFKDYVVESDDSGFMNVSVGANSQSSTETAFLNGVEILEMIGGKKADKSRKRLLIVVGSSLGGMVLVVVVFALVCFGLRKRKLKMKAEEAFDWPLGRLYGGSSYSRTTVRTSVTGSPFADLNLGLKIPLSGILFATKHFDPKLMIGEGGFGKVYKGTLRNGAKVAIKRSEAGHGQGLEEFHTEIRLLATIRHQHLVSLIGYCDERNEMILVYEFMEKGTLREHLYNGEGVDITSTDRLSWDERLRICSDAAKGLHYLHTGSSGTIIHRDIKSTNILLDENYVAKVADFGLSRSGQLDQTHVSTEVKGSFGYLDPEYFRCLQLTQKSDVYSFGVVLLEVLCARPAVDRELPREEVNLADWGMVWQRRGELERVVDASLVGKINPNSLRKFGETVEKCLQECGADRPNMVDVLWDLEYCRRLQELGVARQPYEDSTTEVSWVLPMGMLQRLPTQSFTGDGDESICGSFSGAVSSQFNANEVFSQLNMNGAR
- the LOC121765345 gene encoding lysine-rich arabinogalactan protein 18-like; translation: MDKGSAILVAFICLVASVGGISPSSPPANAPSPATSPVATPPSNPATPATPVSTPPAAAPVSTPPASPPVVSSPTTPPAATSSPTEAPAPSKKHAAPAPAPETAGPPAPPAGAPGPGADAFAPAPVSVSVGDLSGAEKLMSVQKVLASFAVASVFGWMLF